A stretch of the Neisseria sp. DTU_2020_1000833_1_SI_GRL_NUU_006 genome encodes the following:
- a CDS encoding phospholipid-binding protein MlaC: protein MKKTSFISALSIGILSISMAVAAPADAVNQIRQNATQVLSILKSGDANTARHKAEAYAIPYFDFQRMTALAVGNPWRTASDAQKQALTKEFQTLLIRTYSGTMLKFKNASVNVKDNPVVNKGGKEIIVRAEVSVPGQKPVNMDFTTYQSGNKYRAYNVAIEGASLVTVYRNQFGETIKAKGVDGLIAELKAKNGSK, encoded by the coding sequence ATGAAAAAAACCTCTTTCATCAGCGCACTGAGCATCGGCATCTTGAGCATCAGCATGGCGGTTGCCGCCCCTGCCGACGCAGTGAACCAAATCCGTCAAAACGCCACTCAAGTATTGAGCATCTTAAAAAGCGGCGATGCCAACACCGCCCGCCACAAAGCCGAAGCCTACGCGATTCCCTATTTCGATTTCCAACGCATGACCGCGCTGGCAGTCGGCAACCCTTGGCGTACCGCGTCTGACGCGCAAAAACAAGCGTTGACCAAAGAATTTCAAACCCTGCTGATCCGCACCTACTCCGGCACTATGTTGAAATTCAAAAACGCCAGCGTCAACGTCAAAGACAACCCCGTTGTCAATAAAGGCGGCAAAGAAATCATCGTCCGCGCCGAAGTCAGCGTACCCGGTCAAAAACCCGTCAACATGGACTTTACCACCTACCAAAGCGGCAATAAATACCGCGCCTACAACGTCGCCATCGAAGGCGCAAGCTTGGTAACCGTGTACCGCAACCAATTCGGCGAAACCATCAAAGCCAAAGGCGTGGACGGACTGATTGCCGAACTGAAAGCCAAAAACGGCAGCAAATAA
- the mlaD gene encoding outer membrane lipid asymmetry maintenance protein MlaD: protein MKKNVLEFWVGLFVLLGVAAVGFLAFRVAGGAAFGNSGKTYTVYADFSDIGGLKANAPIKSAGVLVGRVGSIELDPKSYQAKVRLDLDSKYQFSSDVSAQILTSGLLGEQYIGLQQGGDTEPLTAGDTISVTSSAMVLENLIGKFMTSFAEKNAAGGNDAAKTTE from the coding sequence ATGAAAAAAAATGTATTGGAATTTTGGGTCGGACTGTTTGTCCTGCTCGGCGTGGCAGCGGTCGGCTTTCTCGCTTTCCGCGTGGCGGGCGGCGCGGCATTCGGCAATTCCGGCAAGACTTATACCGTATATGCCGATTTCAGCGACATCGGCGGCCTGAAAGCCAACGCGCCGATCAAATCCGCGGGCGTATTGGTCGGACGCGTCGGTTCCATCGAGCTTGACCCGAAATCCTATCAGGCGAAAGTCCGCCTCGATTTGGACAGCAAATATCAGTTCAGCAGCGACGTTTCCGCGCAAATCCTGACTTCCGGCCTGTTGGGCGAACAATATATCGGCCTGCAACAAGGCGGCGACACGGAGCCCCTCACTGCGGGCGATACCATTTCCGTTACCAGCTCCGCCATGGTTCTGGAAAACCTGATCGGTAAATTCATGACCAGCTTCGCCGAGAAAAACGCGGCGGGCGGCAACGATGCAGCAAAAACCACCGAATAA
- the mlaE gene encoding lipid asymmetry maintenance ABC transporter permease subunit MlaE, giving the protein MNFIRSVGAKTLGFIQSLGSITLFLLNILAKSGTAFVRPRLSVRQVYFAGVLSVLIVAVSGLFVGMVLGLQGYTQLSKFKSADILGYMVAASLLRELGPVLAAILFASSAGGAMTSEIGLMKTTEQLEAMNVMAVNPVARVVAPRFWAGVFSMPLLASIFNVAGIYGAYLVGVTWLGLDSGIFWSQMQNNITIHYDVINGLIKSAAFGVAVTLIAVHQGFHCVPTSEGILRASTRTVVSSALTILAIDFVLTALMFTD; this is encoded by the coding sequence ATGAATTTTATCCGTTCCGTCGGGGCGAAAACCCTCGGCTTTATTCAATCCCTCGGCAGTATTACGCTGTTTCTGCTGAACATTCTGGCGAAATCCGGTACGGCTTTCGTCCGTCCGCGCCTGAGCGTGCGCCAAGTGTATTTTGCCGGCGTGCTGTCGGTGTTGATTGTTGCCGTTTCAGGGCTGTTCGTCGGCATGGTTTTGGGGTTGCAGGGCTATACGCAGTTGTCGAAATTCAAATCCGCCGATATTTTGGGCTATATGGTTGCGGCTTCGCTGTTGCGCGAACTGGGTCCGGTGTTGGCGGCGATTCTGTTTGCCAGCAGCGCGGGCGGTGCGATGACCAGCGAAATCGGTTTGATGAAAACGACCGAACAGCTCGAAGCGATGAACGTGATGGCGGTCAACCCTGTCGCCCGCGTGGTTGCGCCGCGCTTTTGGGCGGGCGTGTTTTCCATGCCGCTTTTGGCTTCGATTTTCAACGTGGCAGGGATTTACGGCGCGTATTTGGTCGGCGTAACTTGGCTGGGTTTGGACAGCGGCATTTTCTGGTCTCAGATGCAAAACAACATCACGATCCATTACGATGTAATCAACGGTCTGATTAAATCCGCCGCGTTCGGCGTGGCGGTAACGCTGATTGCCGTGCATCAGGGCTTCCACTGCGTCCCGACCTCGGAAGGTATTTTACGCGCCAGCACGCGTACGGTGGTTTCGTCCGCCCTGACGATTTTGGCGATTGACTTTGTGTTGACCGCATTGATGTTTACGGATTGA
- a CDS encoding ABC transporter ATP-binding protein has product MSSVPFIEMKDVAFAYGDRPILNNINFSIPQGNFAAVMGGSGSGKTTLMRLITGQIHPQSGKVLIEGRDLAGFSADELYEHRRRMGVLFQHGALFTDLSVFDNIAFPMRELTRLPEAVIRDLVLLKLNAVGLRGVENLMPSELSGGMSRRVALARTIALDPEIMLYDEPFTGLDPISLGVIAHLISRVNKALRSTSIMVTHDIEKSLEIVDQVIFLAHGEIMFSGSPQEMRELDSPWVRQFVGGLADGPVAYRYPAQTSLQQDLLG; this is encoded by the coding sequence ATGAGTTCCGTACCCTTCATCGAAATGAAAGACGTTGCCTTCGCGTATGGCGACCGTCCGATTCTGAACAATATCAATTTCAGCATTCCCCAAGGAAACTTTGCCGCCGTGATGGGCGGTTCGGGCAGCGGCAAAACCACGCTGATGCGGCTGATTACAGGTCAGATTCATCCTCAGTCGGGTAAGGTTTTGATTGAAGGACGTGATTTGGCGGGCTTTTCGGCTGACGAATTGTACGAACACCGCCGCCGCATGGGCGTGTTGTTCCAGCATGGCGCGCTGTTTACCGATTTGTCTGTATTCGACAATATCGCTTTTCCGATGCGCGAACTGACGCGCCTGCCGGAAGCGGTTATCCGCGATTTGGTTTTGTTGAAATTGAACGCAGTCGGTCTGCGCGGCGTGGAAAACCTGATGCCGTCCGAACTCTCCGGCGGGATGTCGCGCCGCGTCGCACTTGCCCGCACGATTGCGCTCGACCCTGAAATCATGTTGTACGACGAGCCGTTTACCGGTCTTGATCCGATTTCCTTGGGCGTGATTGCCCACTTGATCAGCCGCGTCAACAAGGCTTTGCGTTCGACCAGTATTATGGTGACGCACGACATTGAAAAATCTTTGGAAATCGTCGATCAAGTGATTTTCTTGGCACACGGCGAAATTATGTTCTCCGGCTCGCCGCAGGAAATGCGCGAACTGGATTCGCCTTGGGTGCGCCAGTTTGTCGGCGGCTTGGCAGACGGCCCCGTTGCATACCGCTATCCCGCGCAAACGTCGTTGCAACAAGATTTGCTTGGGTAG
- a CDS encoding four-helix bundle copper-binding protein yields MNRRQFLGGTAVSLAAAASFARAHGHHDHKGHSHAAPAAASKTYEAARKAAAHCVEAGQICLAHCIRLLSQGDTSMKDCATGVNQMLALCGALQNLAAQNSPLTPSLAKVCVEACKQCAAACKQHAGHHAECKQCYESCLACIKECEKIAA; encoded by the coding sequence ATGAACCGTCGTCAATTCTTGGGTGGTACAGCCGTTTCTTTGGCAGCCGCCGCCTCATTCGCCCGCGCCCACGGACATCATGACCATAAAGGCCATTCCCACGCTGCCCCTGCTGCTGCGTCCAAAACCTATGAAGCAGCCAGAAAAGCGGCTGCCCACTGTGTTGAAGCAGGTCAAATCTGTTTGGCACACTGCATCAGACTGCTGAGCCAAGGCGATACTTCCATGAAAGATTGCGCAACAGGTGTCAACCAAATGCTGGCATTGTGCGGCGCGCTGCAAAACCTTGCCGCCCAAAACTCTCCGCTGACCCCATCTTTGGCAAAAGTCTGTGTTGAGGCGTGCAAACAATGTGCCGCAGCGTGCAAACAACACGCAGGCCACCACGCAGAATGTAAACAATGCTATGAGTCTTGCCTTGCCTGCATCAAAGAGTGCGAAAAAATCGCTGCTTAA
- the ftsZ gene encoding cell division protein FtsZ, with the protein MEFVYDVAESAASPAVIKVIGLGGGGCNAINNMIANIIQGVEFISANTDAQSLGKNNAAKRIQLGTNLTRGLGAGANPEIGRAAAQEDREAIEDAIRGANMLFITTGMGGGTGTGAAPVVAEIAKEMGILTVAVVTRPFGYEGKRVHIAQEGLEQLKGQVDSLIIIPNDKLMTALGEDVTMREAFRAADNVLRDAVAGISEVVTRPGFINLDFADVKNVMGIKGIAMMGSGFAQGIDRARLATEQAISSPLLDNVTLDGARGVLVNITTAPDCLKMSEYREIMKVVNENAHPEAECKYGTAEDDNMGEDAIRVTIIATGLKENGSENQMRAAVRTQKLVSGNAEAVQSAQAGNVDGLVRTNRGIRSMNLTAADFSNQSVLDDFEIPAILRRQNNSDK; encoded by the coding sequence ATGGAATTTGTTTACGACGTAGCTGAATCAGCCGCAAGCCCTGCGGTCATTAAAGTAATCGGCTTGGGTGGCGGCGGTTGCAACGCTATCAATAACATGATTGCCAACATCATCCAAGGTGTTGAATTTATTAGTGCCAATACTGATGCGCAATCTTTAGGTAAAAATAATGCGGCCAAACGCATCCAATTGGGTACTAATCTGACCCGTGGTTTGGGTGCGGGTGCCAATCCTGAAATCGGCCGTGCTGCGGCACAAGAAGATCGCGAAGCCATCGAAGATGCTATTCGCGGCGCGAATATGTTGTTCATCACCACCGGTATGGGTGGCGGTACCGGTACCGGTGCGGCTCCTGTGGTTGCCGAGATTGCCAAAGAAATGGGTATCCTGACCGTTGCGGTCGTTACCCGTCCGTTCGGCTACGAAGGCAAACGCGTACATATTGCCCAAGAAGGTTTGGAGCAGCTCAAAGGTCAGGTCGATTCATTGATTATCATCCCGAACGACAAACTGATGACTGCATTGGGCGAAGACGTGACCATGCGTGAAGCGTTCCGTGCGGCGGACAACGTCCTGCGCGATGCGGTGGCCGGTATTTCCGAAGTGGTTACCCGTCCCGGTTTCATTAACCTTGACTTCGCCGACGTTAAAAACGTAATGGGCATCAAAGGTATCGCTATGATGGGTTCCGGTTTTGCTCAAGGCATCGACCGCGCCCGTTTGGCAACCGAACAAGCGATTTCCAGCCCGTTGCTGGATAATGTGACTCTGGATGGCGCACGCGGCGTATTGGTGAACATCACTACCGCTCCGGATTGCCTGAAAATGTCCGAATACCGTGAAATCATGAAAGTGGTTAACGAGAATGCGCATCCTGAAGCAGAATGCAAATACGGTACTGCCGAAGACGACAATATGGGCGAAGACGCTATCCGTGTAACCATTATTGCGACCGGTCTGAAAGAAAACGGCAGTGAAAACCAAATGCGTGCGGCAGTCCGTACACAAAAATTGGTTAGCGGAAATGCCGAAGCCGTTCAGTCTGCGCAAGCTGGTAATGTGGATGGCTTGGTTCGTACCAACAGAGGCATCCGCTCAATGAATTTGACTGCCGCAGATTTCAGTAATCAATCTGTTTTGGACGATTTTGAAATTCCGGCTATTTTACGTCGTCAAAATAATTCGGACAAATAA